The Salegentibacter sp. Hel_I_6 region TCAGGATAATGATCGTGGTACAATTGTAGGCCGCAGATCTTATGGAAAAGGTCTTGTACAACGTGAAATGGATTTAGGCGATGGCAGTGCGGTTAGACTAACCATAGCCCGTTATTACACCCCTACCGGCCGCTCCATCCAAAAACCTTATGATAACGGAAATGAAAGTTATTTCAAAGATTATATGCGCCGCTATAAAAATGGCGAGCTAAATAGTGCCGATAGCATCAATGTTGACGATTCCTTGAGATATGAAACACCTGCAGGTAAAGTAGTATATGGTGGTGGCGGGATTATTCCTGATATTTTTATTCCGCAGGATAGCGATAATGAGCGCAATAATATTCGTTTACTATTGCACGGAGGTTACATGAGTAGGTTTGTTTTTAGCATTCTTGAAGAAAATAGATCTTTCTACAATAATGTAAAGCTTCAGAATTTTGAAGATGAAGTGAAAATTTCAGACCAAATGGTGCGGGATTTTATTCGATTTGTAGGTGATGGAAATATTAGGCTTAGTGTAAATGAGGAAAAGCCTTTATTAAAGCAATATTTAAAAGCTGTGATCGCCCAACAATTATTTGGCACCACGGCATTTGAAAAATTGGTTAATGAAAATGACCCTACGGTTAAAAAAGTCCTTGAATTATCGCAAAAAAATGAATAAATTGCACTCATGAGTGCTTTTCAGGAAAATCTTATAATTTTTTTAACCATCTCCCCATTATTCTTTTTCATTGTGGCGGTGAGTTTTAGATTACTTGACAACAGTGCTCTTCTATTTCTACAAAAAGAAATCCTGGTAACATCTTCCAACGTTTCTGTAGCATGTATTAAAAGCCAGATAAAAAATACCAAGGATAAGGAATTTCGGAAGAAATTAAGATTGGCCTTACTTTACAGAAGATTACATCGTTCCTGTCTAATTTTAATGTTGTGCTCCATTCCCTTAATGGTTACAGGCTATTTTATGCTATAGAAGCTTATCGTGAACTTTGGTGTGTTCTCCTTTCCATAAACTAAGAATATCGGTTGCCACACTGGCCCCACTCCCACAAGCAATGGAAAATTGACTGCGCCAGCCAGCAAGACTCCCAGCAACATATAACCCCGTTTTCACAAGGTGATCTTCATTTTTTAGCTGAATTCGCTCTTTGGAAGCTTTAGCCTTTTTATGCGGAATTACTTCAGATTCAAATCCTTTTATTCTCAAAGGGCTTGTATAACCGGTAGCCATTACTACAATATCCGCTTCATAGCTATTTTTATTGGTAATTATACTAAAACCTTCGTCTAGCCCAATAACCTCCTTTACCTTTTCTGAATCTATTTGCTGAATTTCAGGATACTGCTCCTTCAAATGTACAATACTTTCCTTTAGAATTTGTTGACCTGAAGTTCCCGGAACTACACCCAGAACATTATTGAGAAGCGCCGAGTTTAAATGAGATGCCTTTTGATGCATGAGTATTCCCACTTTTTTATCAGAAATCAAATTATTGCGCAATGCTGAACCCAAAATAAGTCCGCAAGACATTCCAGCAGCACCGCCTCCTACGATAATCACATCAAACTTCATCTATTTATAGTTTTAACTCAAATTAAAATTAGGCATTGGCCAACATATAATCAACCAGCACCCCTCCCAGCATCATGCTGTTTTAACTTTAAGAATTATGCTTTGCCGCTATACTTCTTGAGGTTAGTAAAATCCCCATAAGGATTATAAGACAAAGACTCCCTACAATTACAAGAACAGCGGTCCCGCTATCTCCTTTTAATAGATTTTCAAAATTTAATATGGTAGCACTGTAACCAATAATTACAACGGCTAAAAAAATTACGGTATAAATAAATAACTTCATGAAAATAAACTCTGAATGTTAGTGGCAAATAATTTTACGGCAATGGCCAGTAAAATTACCCCAAATACTTTTCTAATTACACTAATACCCTGGCTACCTAAAACCTGCTCAATTTTAGTGGAAGATTTTAGCACCAGGTATACAAAGATAATATTGATAAGGATAGCAACAATAATATTTACCGCTTCATATTCTGCCTGAAGTGAAACCAGCGTAGTAAGCGTACCCGCACCGGCGATTAAAGGAAATGCCAGGGGAACGATAGAGGCGGTTTCAGGCTCATCATCTTTATAAAGGGTGATTCCCAAAATCATTTCCAGAGCCAGGAAAAATAAGATAAATGCACCGGCTACTGCAAAGGAATTCACATCTATACCTATAAGATTCAAAATCTCTTTTCCTACAAATAGAAAAACGATCATTATAATACCGGCAACAACCGAGGCTTTTTCACTCTGAATATGACCAGCTTTCTTTCTTAGATCGATAATAATTGGGATGTTTCCAATAATATCAATTACCGCGAAAAGAATCATTCCTGCGGTAAAGATCTGTCTTGCGTCTAACAATTTCCACATAACTTCCTTTTTGAAAAATTTTGCGCAAAAGTAATTTTTAAAAACAGAGCGTCAAGGAATTAGCATGTAAATTTTTTATTAAAATTTAACCAGTTTTTCGGGGAACCTTTTACCGGTTGTTTAAGTATAATCCTGAAGTAATTTTCAGCTAAACTGAATTTGCTAAAAATACGCAAAAACAAGTATTGCACTAGAAAGTAGCTCAATATACTTTTAATCTTCCCTACACGGTTCAATTTTCAACATCTCTTTTTGATTAATAAAATATGGGAGGAATCATTCCCCGGTCCTTTCCTGTAATTTTTTTTAACTAACACCATCAATTAATGAAAACAAAAACTAACATTTTGATCGCCCTGGTAATTATATTCAATATGGGAAACATTAACGCCCAGGAATCTATTTCTAACAATGAAAACCAAACAGAAGAGAGAAAAATAAGACCCTTTAGAATTGGCGCTAAAGTTGGATTTCCCAATATAATAGGCGGAAATATAGAATATGTAACGCCACTTTTAAATGATAAATTAGCGGTTAACCTGGATTATTCGATGATAAAATCAGATTGGTTAGGCTTTAATGAAGAGGCCGAGGCCCAGGATAATAAATTAGACATCACTTATATTGAAGGCGGATTAAATTACTATTTCTTTAAACCGGGAAAGGGTTTGTATGGTGGTTTGAGTTACGGAAATATTAAAGCGAAAGGTACAATAGTCTACCAGGAATTTAGAGATATTGTAGATACATCACATGGATCCCTGAACGTGAAATTAGGAGCAAAACTAGGCGGACTTTTTTATTTTAGACCTGAAGTTGGCTATGCATTTTCTCCATTACCAGAAACAATAGAAACCATAAGAGTTTATAACGATGGAAACAGCGAAACCAGACCAGTAGGTTTTGATACCGACGGGACACCTTATGCTTTATTATTCTCTGGTTTCATGGCAAATATAGGTATAGGCTTCGCATTCTAAAATTAAAGTATTACTAGCCATTAAATACTTACAAAACTATATTTTGAAATTTTCCGGTTTAAAATTTAAATGAATTGCGCAAAAACATAAAAGATTTATAGGTTAAAATTTTCCGGGTCAGGTAAGTTAAATTTATATTTGCAGCATGTTTCAGATAGGAAAAACCATAGTTTCAGAAGAGATCTTAACTAAAGATTTTGTGTGTAATCTTTCAGCTTGTAAAGGTGCTTGCTGTGTAGACGGCGACGCCGGTGCACCGGTTACACCGGAAGAAAGACAAATTCTCGATGAGATATACCCAAAAGTAAAACCTTACTTACGCCAAAAAGGAATAGATGCCATAGAGAAACAGGGCACCTATATTACTACTGATCTTGATGAAATTGAAACTCCATTGATAGATGGAGCAGATTGTGCCTATGTAACTTTTGATGAAAAAGGCATTGCACTTTGTGGAATTGAAGAAGCCTATAACCAGGGCGATATCGACTTTAAAAAACCTATTTCCTGCCATTTATATCCCGTTCGTATCCAGGAATATTCAGAATTTTCTGCGGTAAATTACCACAAATGGCAAATTTGTGATGACGCCTGTAGCCTTGGAGCCGATTTACAGGTTCCGGTTTACAAATTTACCAAAGATGCCCTAATTAGAAAATTCGGCGAAGATTGGTACAATCAATTAGAAGAGACTGCCAAAGAGCTTTAAATTTCAGTAGGAAATTAACTCGGGGCAAGCCCACCAGACATATTACAAGAAAAGTATTTGATTCGAGACAAGCCTCGGAGCATTTAAATCTCGGTTATCGAAAAAATTTTACATCATTGATTTTCAGAATATTATTTTAATCTTTCTGAAACATTTCGTATATTCAAACTTCAATTTTATTCCCCAAAAACAACCGGGTCTTTCCCTAAACCGGTTTATAATTCCCCCTACTTTTATCATTTTTTGCCCCTATCTGTAAGCTTAAGGTTTACAATTTATTTTATAATCTAAAATTCAAAATTATGAAAAAGCTCATCTTACTGGGGTTCACAATGCTATTTTGCATATCAACTATGGAAGCTCAGTTTCTAAAAAAATTAAAAGAAAAAGTTGAAAACAAAGTTGAAAACGCGGTAACCGACAATATTTCAAATAAGGCGGCCAACGAAGCCAATAAATCCCTTAATAAAATGTGGGAGACTAAGCTAAAAAATAGTCCGATCCCCATGGGTGCCAATCGCGTAGATATTAGCGAAGTTCCTCAATCTTACGATTTTAGCTGGGAATACCAACTAAATATGGAGACCAAAGACGGGAATTTGGATATGACCTATCTTTTAAAAGAAAACGCACCATATTTTGGAATGCGCGTGCCACAAGCTGAGGGAATGTTTATGATGCTGGATATGGATAAAAAGCTAAGTGTGATGTATTTTTCATCAGATGAAAATAATTTTATCATGGCTAGTAAAATAGAAGATCTAACTAATCCTGAGGAAGAAGACAACCCATATAAAAATTCAGAATTAAAAAAAATTGGCACAAAAAATATCCTTGGTTATGAATGCCAGGGTTATGAAACCGAAACCGAAGAACATAAATTCACTTTCTATCTTACCCAGGAAGCCCCCATTAGTTTTGCCAATATGTATAGCGATGAAAAAAGTAACATTCCAAAAGGGTGGAATGCTGATTGGCTGGAAGATGGCGATGCCTTAATGATGGAAATGCAGATGGTAGACAAAAAGAACGCCGATAGAAATGTAAATATGCGGTGCACAGGCCTGGAACAAAAGTCTTTTAATATTAATAAAGAAAATTATGCTGCTCTGGGAGCAAACAATTAAAATTTAAAATTATGGAAAGTCATAATACACACACTACTAATGAAGCTAAAAGTTCATTTGATCCTAAAACCATAGCCATTGTTGCCTATCTAACAATAATTGGTCTTGTAGTAGCCTTTGTTTTAAACAATGACAAAAAAGATGCGTTTGCGGCATTTCATATAAAACAATCATTAGGTCTTATAATAATAAGTCTTGGACTATTCATAATTGGAATGATCCCAATTTTAGGATGGATACTTAGTTTTCTAGGCTCTATTTTTCTTCTTTATCTATGGATTATGGGACTTATAAATGCAATTAATCATAACACTAAACCTGTCCCAATTCTTGGACATCAGTTTGAAAAATGGTTTGCTAATATTTAAGAAAAATGAAAACATCAAACATTCTTTTTGTTGCCTGCCTCTTGTTTGGTTTAAGCTCAAATGCTCAAGATATTATTGAAGCTAAAGTTGAAAATTGGGAATATGGTGACGCTAAAATTGGGGTTTTAGATTTTATGTCTGGGGAAGTCCAGGAGTTTGGTAGTATTTCTGAAGAAGGGAATATGGAGATTCAGCTTGAGACAAATTTTCTCGAAAAAATGAAAAAGGAAATGGAGAAAGAACAACAAAAAGCACCAGAAGGCTGGAAAGCATCTTTAAAAACAGTTTCTGGCACTTTTTCCTGTATGGCAAACGATCTAAACTATGAGAATGGAGAAACCAATCTTAGCAGTCTCCCACGGCAATTGTTTGTTTTCACTGGAGAGAAGGAAATTCTAGGTTTGATAATGCCAGCATCTACTAAAGCTATTGCAAATTATTTCTTCTCCTATGGGGAAGAAAATTGCAGTACTGGAAAATATTTGGAATGGACATATCTTGATGAACCAGCCACAGTAAATGGCACTTGCAGCATTACCACCTTCACTAGAACTCCCAATGAAAGCTATGAAGCCAAAGAAACCTATTCTCTAGACTTACAGAAAGGCTGGAACTTAATTGAATATAACATCACAGAAATATTCGAAGAGTCTTCTGGAAAAATTCATCCAAAAACTACCGAGGTTCAACTTGTTGAAAATATCCCGCCTGAAATTAGCTGGCATTTTTCTCCCGAGAAATAATCCTAAAACCGGAGTAAAAATTTCATATTAAAAGCTTTCCTTTTCTATTTTATACAGATTTATTAATTCAAAATCAGGCTTAAATCGACGAAAAGTAAATTTTATCGGTCTAATGCTCTTATTATGAACTTTTTATGTTGAAAACTTTGTGATAATCTTAAACACTTCATATTAAGGTAATCAGAAAATTTTTTAATATTTGTTGAAGCATTTTCATTTAAAACCATTTAATCCCCCCTTTATGAAAAAACAGGAACCCAGGCTTCGGGATAACAAAGATAGATTTGTAATTTTTCCTGTTAAACACAATGATATTTGGGATGCATATAAAGCAATAGAAGATAATTTTTGGACTTCAGGAGAAATAGATCTTTCTCAGGATTTATTAGATTGGAAAAAGATTGATGAAGAGAAACACCAATTTTTAATTAGAGTTTTAGGTCTTATTCTTTATTCAGAAAGAAATTTGAATTCAAAAATCACTAAAAAACTCAACGATAATATAAAGGTTCCCGAGATCAAATCGTTCCTTGATTTTCAAGCGATCATAGAAAACACTCATACTGAAGCTTATGGTATTTGTTTGAGTACCCTTCTAACGTTACAGGAACAAGAAAACATTTTTAATGAAATTGAAACCTTTCCTGCTACCAAGGCCAGAGAAGAGTGGATTAAAAAGTGGACTAATAGCCCATCTTTTGCTGAAAAATTAGTTGCACTTGCAACAGCGAAAAGTATTTTTTCTTATAGCAGTTTTGCCACAATCTTCTGGATAAAAAACTGTGGTTTAATGCCCGGCCTTAGCTATACTTATGAAATGATTTACCGGGATAAAGCTTTGCACCGTGATTTTGCAACCCAGTTATTCAGAAATCATTTATTAGAAGATATTTCAGATAAAAAAGTTCAGCAAATTATTGGAGAAGCTGTTGCTATAGAAAAAGAAGTGATTACTTTTCTTCCTCTAGAACTTATTGGCCTGAAAGAAAAGGCATTAAATGAATACCTGGATTATGAAAGCAATAGGCTTTTTGCTGACTTGATTATCAATAGAACTTTAGACTCAGAAAAAACAGCTAAAGAGAATCTATTGGAAAAAAGAGCAAAACACTATCCTCAAAGTAAAAAAACAGATATAGATCTAAAATAAAGTCAGTAAAAAATACTGATCTATAGAACTGAAACCAGCATTATGATCCCCAATGTGATGCGGTTTCAGTTTTTTACACACAGTCTCTCTATACTTCTACAGTAAATAATTTTTGTATAGCCAATATTCTTAGGCTTTTTCTATTTTTGAATCACAATTAAGTCTGCGGTGAAAATCAAACCCATTTTTCGGCTTTAAACAATATATAATTATGATGAACTGGGAACAACTTCTCTCCTTAAAACGTTTTGGCGACACAAATAAACGACTAAGAAAAGAGCAAAATGAAACCCGCCTGGGCTTTGAAGTAGATTATGATCGAATTATTTTTTCTTCAGCTTTTAGAAGTTTACAGGATAAAACCCAGGTAATCCCTCTTTCCAAAACCGATTTTGTTCATACCCGGTTAACCCATAGCCTGGAAGTTTCTGTAGTTGGGCGATCTTTGGGAAGGTTAGCAGGTCAAAAAATTTTGGAAAAACACCCCCAGCTGGAAAAAACACACGCATACAAAATGAACGATTTTGGAGCCATCGTGGCCGCGGCGGCCTTGGCACACGATATCGGGAATCCTCCATTTGGACATTCGGGAGAAAAAGCGATTGGAGAATATTTTAGCCACGGAAATGGGAGACGTTTTAAAAGTGAGCTTTCACCCAAAGAATACCAGGATTTAATAAAATTTGAAGGTAACGCCAATGGTTTTAAAATACTTACACAAAACAAACCAGGCATATCTGGAGGACTTCGGCTTTCTTACGCTACTTTGGGTGCGTTTATAAAATATCCAAAAGAATCACTACCCTACAAACCAACTCAAAATATAGCCGATAAAAAATTTGGCTTTTTCCAGACCGAAAAAGAGATTTTTGAAGAGGTTGCTATAGAACTTGGTTTATTAAATACCGGAAAAGATGGTGATATAAGTTACTACAGGCATCCATTGGCTTTTTTGGTGGAGGCCGCCGATGACATTTGTTATACTATAATTGATTTTGAAGACGGAATAAACCTTGGGCTAATCGATGAAGATTATGCTTTAGAATATCTAATAAAGTTAGTTAAAGATAATATCAACACCAGTAAATATAATAGCCTAATCAATACTGCCGATAGGTTGAGCTATCTTCGGGCCCTTGCCATAAATACTTTGATTACAGAAGCAGTAAACACTTTCGTAAAAAACGAAGACGTTATTCTGGCAGGTAATTTCCATCAGGGACTCTTAGATAAAAGTAAGTATGAAGCTCAAATAAATGATATCATAAAAATTAGTATTGAAAAAATTTACCAAAGCGAGGAAGTTATAAGCAAAGAGATCGCTGGCTATAAAATGCTTTCACACCTTTTAGATACTTATACTGATGCCTTGCTACCTGAAAAAGACCAGGAAGATTCAAATTTCAACAAACTGGTATTGAAATCGGTTCCCAGTTTGGCTGTACTCCAGGAAGAGCCTTCTGTGTATCGGCGTTTGCTAGAAATTTGTTCACACACCGCTTCACTAACCGATGGTTTTACGGTGGCTTCTTTTGAAAAATATAAAGGGATTAAATTATAGGAAAAAGCCGGCTTAAACAGCCGGCTTTCTTAAAATTCGTAGACTAACCCCACACCTAGCATTTGCTTAAGCTGTAATCGCGGGCCTGTAGTTTCAAGTTGCCCATCGCCATTAGTATCTTCTTTAAATTTCACATCATCATCATAAATTATGTGAGAGCCCACGTTGGCTTTTATAAAATCGTTTACTTTTAGATTAACATTCAACTGCCATTCCACATCAATATTTCCAAATTTGTTCAGATAATCTGAATAAAGACTTAGTTGATTATCTACCTCAACATTCTCAAAAACCTCTTTTGAAAAATCTGTGCTTACCAGGAAACCAAATTCTGTTCTTACATTTTCCCCTTTTTCAATAACATTTCCCAGCGAATCGCGCACTGCAGCGGTAACACCAAACATACCCTCATTTGCCAACCTTTGATCCAGCACAAAAGTGGATTTTTGTGTAACCGGTGAGATATATACTGTTAGATCTTCTACAGGATCTGAATATTCGCTTCCAATACCAAGAAATAAATATCCTGGCGCCATAATTTTCGAAATCGGGGTGTCAGTATCAGGGTATCTATAACCGTTTGTAAATTGGGTATTAAAATTAAATTTTGCTGAATAGAACCAGTTTGAAAGCGAATCTTTTCTATATCCAAAAGTAGAGCTTAAACGTATTTCATCCTCTGTTTTTCTAAGCTCCTGGCCTTCCTGGGAGTTAATTCCATAGCGCACTGTTGCCCTGTTTCGCCAATTGAGATCATCTTTTTTATAAGTTCGCTCTAGGTTACCATGAACTAATGCTGAAATAGAATTATTTCCACCGGCATTCCAATTTACAAAAGCAACTTCGTTTAAATTGACTCCAATCTGGTTTTTCTCTGTCCAAAAAGTGACTACCACTGAATCTACTTCGGTAGTATCCTGTACCACTTTAATAGAATCTGAGGGAATTATAGTATCGTTATAATAGTCAGGATAATAATCTGTATTTAAGGTTTTGGCAGATGTAGATAATTGAATTAAGAAGGCTAAAAGGCATAAGACTTTGATATTCATTAGTTAATTTAGATTTTTCGGAACTACAAAATTAAATATTTTGAAGAAGGAAGACTATTTCTTCTTCAATATATTCAACGCTAATTTTCGCAATTTCTTGTAATTCGTCAATATTTCCCTGTTCAATAAATTGATCGGGGACTCCTAAATTTCTAATTTTCAAGTTATAATCGTGCTTTGCGGCAAATTCAAGCACGGCAGAACCAAATCCACCGGTCACTACACCATCCTCTATAGTAATAATCGCTTTATATTTTTTAAATATTTTATGCAGAAGTTCTTCATCCAAAGGTTTTACGAAGCGCATATCATATTGCCCAATTTCCTCCGTCTGAAAATTTTTTATGGCTTCAGTAGCATTCTGAGTCATATTCCCGATAGTTAATATCGCAATCTTACTACCTTCCTTCAAGCAGTGGGCCTTCCCTATTTCTATTTCTTCAAAAGGAGTTTCCCAATTTGTTTGAACACCCCTACCCCGCGGATATCTTATAGCCATAGGGAGTTTTAAATCTAACTGTGCAGTGTATAAAAGATTTCTAAGTTCGGTTTCATTGCTGGGCGCCGCAATAATTATATTAGGAATACATCTTAAATAAGCAATATCAAATACCCCGTGGTGGGTAGCTCCATCTTCCCCAACCAGGCCTGCCCTATCTAAACAAAAAACCACTGGTAATTTTTGGATCGCCACATCGTGAATTACCTGGTCGTATGCACGCTGCAAAAATGTTGAATAAATAGCACAAAAAACTACAAAACCCTGGGTAGCCATCCCTGCGGAAAGCGTTACCGCATGTTGTTCGGCTATTCCTACATCAAAAGCACGATCGGGAAAAGCCTGCATCATAAATTTTAAGGAACTCCCGGTAGGCATTGCCGGGGTAATGCCTATAATTTTTTTATTTTTTTTAGCTAATTCTACTAAAGTAAGTCCAAAAACATCCTGATATTTTAAAGGCAATCCGGCAGTATCGTAAGGTAAAAGTTCGCCGGTATCTGGCTTAAATTTCCCAGGAGCGTGATATTTCACCTGGTCTTCTTCAGCCTTTTTTAAACCTTTCCCTTTGGTAGTAATTACATGAAGAAATTTGGGGCCCTGTATTTTTTTCATTTGCTCGAAAACTTCAAGCAATCCGGTAATATCGTGTCCATCAACCGGGCCAAAATATTTAAAATTCAGTGCTTCAATGATGTTGCTTTGTTTCGGTTTATAACCAACCCTTGCTTTGGTAAGATATTGTTTTAGCGCTCCAACACTGGGGTCTATCCCAATAGCATTATCGTTTAGCACTACCAGTAAATTAGCATTGGTTACCCCTGCGTGATTTAATCCTTCAAAGGCCATCCCACTGGCAATAGAAGCATCTCCCACAACTGCAATATGATGTTTTTTGAATGCTCCTTTTAAATT contains the following coding sequences:
- a CDS encoding FAD-dependent oxidoreductase, which translates into the protein MKFDVIIVGGGAAGMSCGLILGSALRNNLISDKKVGILMHQKASHLNSALLNNVLGVVPGTSGQQILKESIVHLKEQYPEIQQIDSEKVKEVIGLDEGFSIITNKNSYEADIVVMATGYTSPLRIKGFESEVIPHKKAKASKERIQLKNEDHLVKTGLYVAGSLAGWRSQFSIACGSGASVATDILSLWKGEHTKVHDKLL
- a CDS encoding MarC family protein, coding for MWKLLDARQIFTAGMILFAVIDIIGNIPIIIDLRKKAGHIQSEKASVVAGIIMIVFLFVGKEILNLIGIDVNSFAVAGAFILFFLALEMILGITLYKDDEPETASIVPLAFPLIAGAGTLTTLVSLQAEYEAVNIIVAILINIIFVYLVLKSSTKIEQVLGSQGISVIRKVFGVILLAIAVKLFATNIQSLFS
- a CDS encoding DUF3109 family protein, which translates into the protein MFQIGKTIVSEEILTKDFVCNLSACKGACCVDGDAGAPVTPEERQILDEIYPKVKPYLRQKGIDAIEKQGTYITTDLDEIETPLIDGADCAYVTFDEKGIALCGIEEAYNQGDIDFKKPISCHLYPVRIQEYSEFSAVNYHKWQICDDACSLGADLQVPVYKFTKDALIRKFGEDWYNQLEETAKEL
- a CDS encoding DUF4412 domain-containing protein — translated: MKKLILLGFTMLFCISTMEAQFLKKLKEKVENKVENAVTDNISNKAANEANKSLNKMWETKLKNSPIPMGANRVDISEVPQSYDFSWEYQLNMETKDGNLDMTYLLKENAPYFGMRVPQAEGMFMMLDMDKKLSVMYFSSDENNFIMASKIEDLTNPEEEDNPYKNSELKKIGTKNILGYECQGYETETEEHKFTFYLTQEAPISFANMYSDEKSNIPKGWNADWLEDGDALMMEMQMVDKKNADRNVNMRCTGLEQKSFNINKENYAALGANN
- a CDS encoding DUF4870 domain-containing protein, with the protein product MESHNTHTTNEAKSSFDPKTIAIVAYLTIIGLVVAFVLNNDKKDAFAAFHIKQSLGLIIISLGLFIIGMIPILGWILSFLGSIFLLYLWIMGLINAINHNTKPVPILGHQFEKWFANI
- a CDS encoding ribonucleotide-diphosphate reductase subunit beta; this translates as MKKQEPRLRDNKDRFVIFPVKHNDIWDAYKAIEDNFWTSGEIDLSQDLLDWKKIDEEKHQFLIRVLGLILYSERNLNSKITKKLNDNIKVPEIKSFLDFQAIIENTHTEAYGICLSTLLTLQEQENIFNEIETFPATKAREEWIKKWTNSPSFAEKLVALATAKSIFSYSSFATIFWIKNCGLMPGLSYTYEMIYRDKALHRDFATQLFRNHLLEDISDKKVQQIIGEAVAIEKEVITFLPLELIGLKEKALNEYLDYESNRLFADLIINRTLDSEKTAKENLLEKRAKHYPQSKKTDIDLK
- the dgt gene encoding dGTP triphosphohydrolase, translated to MNWEQLLSLKRFGDTNKRLRKEQNETRLGFEVDYDRIIFSSAFRSLQDKTQVIPLSKTDFVHTRLTHSLEVSVVGRSLGRLAGQKILEKHPQLEKTHAYKMNDFGAIVAAAALAHDIGNPPFGHSGEKAIGEYFSHGNGRRFKSELSPKEYQDLIKFEGNANGFKILTQNKPGISGGLRLSYATLGAFIKYPKESLPYKPTQNIADKKFGFFQTEKEIFEEVAIELGLLNTGKDGDISYYRHPLAFLVEAADDICYTIIDFEDGINLGLIDEDYALEYLIKLVKDNINTSKYNSLINTADRLSYLRALAINTLITEAVNTFVKNEDVILAGNFHQGLLDKSKYEAQINDIIKISIEKIYQSEEVISKEIAGYKMLSHLLDTYTDALLPEKDQEDSNFNKLVLKSVPSLAVLQEEPSVYRRLLEICSHTASLTDGFTVASFEKYKGIKL
- a CDS encoding DUF3078 domain-containing protein, with protein sequence MNIKVLCLLAFLIQLSTSAKTLNTDYYPDYYNDTIIPSDSIKVVQDTTEVDSVVVTFWTEKNQIGVNLNEVAFVNWNAGGNNSISALVHGNLERTYKKDDLNWRNRATVRYGINSQEGQELRKTEDEIRLSSTFGYRKDSLSNWFYSAKFNFNTQFTNGYRYPDTDTPISKIMAPGYLFLGIGSEYSDPVEDLTVYISPVTQKSTFVLDQRLANEGMFGVTAAVRDSLGNVIEKGENVRTEFGFLVSTDFSKEVFENVEVDNQLSLYSDYLNKFGNIDVEWQLNVNLKVNDFIKANVGSHIIYDDDVKFKEDTNGDGQLETTGPRLQLKQMLGVGLVYEF
- the dxs gene encoding 1-deoxy-D-xylulose-5-phosphate synthase translates to MDLKILDYIHSPEDLRKLPTEKLPEVSAALRKFIIDIVATKEGHLGASLGVVELTVALHYAFNTPDDLLVWDVGHQAYGHKILTGRRENFHTNRRLNGISGFPKREESEYDTFGVGHSSTAISAALGMAIASNLKGAFKKHHIAVVGDASIASGMAFEGLNHAGVTNANLLVVLNDNAIGIDPSVGALKQYLTKARVGYKPKQSNIIEALNFKYFGPVDGHDITGLLEVFEQMKKIQGPKFLHVITTKGKGLKKAEEDQVKYHAPGKFKPDTGELLPYDTAGLPLKYQDVFGLTLVELAKKNKKIIGITPAMPTGSSLKFMMQAFPDRAFDVGIAEQHAVTLSAGMATQGFVVFCAIYSTFLQRAYDQVIHDVAIQKLPVVFCLDRAGLVGEDGATHHGVFDIAYLRCIPNIIIAAPSNETELRNLLYTAQLDLKLPMAIRYPRGRGVQTNWETPFEEIEIGKAHCLKEGSKIAILTIGNMTQNATEAIKNFQTEEIGQYDMRFVKPLDEELLHKIFKKYKAIITIEDGVVTGGFGSAVLEFAAKHDYNLKIRNLGVPDQFIEQGNIDELQEIAKISVEYIEEEIVFLLQNI